The following is a genomic window from Desulfofarcimen acetoxidans DSM 771.
CATTTTTACATCTTTTTTAGACACGCGGACAGGATACTCCAGTTTCTTTTCATAAATCCACATACCTTTACTCCTCTCCCTAAATCACTAATATACAATTTCCCAGGGCCAGGGTTCTTCTATCCATTGCCAGTAGTTCTTATTGGAGGCCCCGCTGTAAAAGGTCAGTGGTCCATATCTTTCTTCATATTCTCTTTTTTCTTTTCCCAGTTCCATAACAGTTTTCTCAAAATGGGCCAGTGCTCTTCTGTCATTCGGGTGTGTATCCAGAAAAAGATTCAAATCAATAGCCGTAAATTCAAGTTCCATAATACATTTTAACTTGGCAAGTCTTTCCTTATCCATATATTGTTTACTCATAAAATCACCCCAAACCCAAATTATTTTATAAATTCTGGGAAGATGGTTCCCATTCTTAAAGCCTCCGACGGATTAAAAACCTTACCATAGGACTGCCAGCACACAAATGATTTGGCCAACGGGCACCGGTCAGGCATCATATTATCTTCTCCCGGCTTGTGCATGCAATCCTTATCTTCTAAGCAATCATCAGGTTCCTTTGCCGGGTGGTGATAATAGTCATGTTCCTTCATATTATCTTCAGGATAATAAAACTTGTCATGTTCATGCCCGCAACCACCATGGATATCCCCCGGATAGTTAATATAATTAAGCTTTTTCGTCTCCTCGACAGGCTTTACTGGTTGAGTGTTTACTTTTTTATTGGGTCGTGGCGGCATCTTAGGATTGCGCATAAAGAAAGGAATAAATGTTTGTTTCATAGCAGCCTCCTAATTAATAATAGTTTCCATTTATAGTATTCATTTCCTTAATACATGTTCCGTTAGAAAAAATTTTTCAAATTATTTCCGTATATTTTTTAAATAATTTAATAAATTAAGTGGTGACTGAAGCAAAAAATTGCTATACTACTACAAAGGAGGTGCTCAAATGGTAAACTATCTTAGCTTGGAGCAAGTTAAGACCCTTCATAATTTAATCGACCCCGGCATTACTGTTATAAAAGATGAAGCCGCATTACAAGACGCTTTAGCCGGACCACAGGCTACCGTCCTTGGAGAAGATGCCTATTCTACAGTTGATGAAAAAGCCGCCGTCTTGCTTGATCACATGATTAAAGAAAAACCTTTTAAAACAGCTAACAGGCGCACGGGCCTGCTCACCTACCTGGTTTTTCTTTATGTTAACAATCACCAGATAACCGTCTCGTCGGATAAACTGGTGGAACTGGTAGATTCAGTAGCTGTTAAGCACATACCCATCAGCGATATACTTGCTTTTACCAGACACTCGACAACAGTAATTCAACCTAAATACGAGAATTTTTCAGATGTAGCAAATTTTATTTATAATCATTATGAAGAGGCCTTCAACGAACTTTCATAAGCTGACATGCAAAATATAAAAGCTGCTCCGTTTATAATTAACGGAGCAGCTTTTATATTTTGCATTGGATTATTCTATTTTAGACCGGAGATTCTGATTTTTATGAGCAACTCTGCTGGCAGCGGCGGCAATAATAGCACATACAAGGTCATCCAAAAAAATATTTATTCTTTCGTGAGAAGTATCCAGTTTTCCAATGATGCCTGGCTTGGTTTTATCCAAAAAACCAAAATTAGTAGAACCGATAGTGCCATAAAGCGTGCCTGCTCCAAGAGCAAGTATTTCATCAACACCGTACAAACCGTCGTCATTTTTCAAAACAGACAGCAAAGGTTCTTCAATTAAGTTTTTCTCAGCCAATTCGTCAATAGCTATACCTGTCAGAATAGTGTGTTGAAAATCCCTCTTATTCAAGACCGCCAGAATACTTTCCAGGCACTCCTGCAAAGTCAAGCCAGGTATATAAGGTCGCTGAAGTTGCATAACCAGGGGAGCCATATCCTCAATAAATACTCCCCTTTGTTGAAGCTTTTTTATAGTATGTTCCTTTATAACCCTCACCCCTCTCCCCAAAACTCTCTAGTTTTACTATATAATAATAATCTTTGATTGCTACTAAAAATTTTCTTACCAGTTTTTACATCTACTTTCAGCTTTAAAATTATTGAATGATTGCACTTCCTATTTATCAAGAGAAATACTTGTAATTTATTTCCTACACAAAATCACTAATAATATCTTCCTGCATATACTATAAAAAATGTAAAGGAGAGTATATTATGGAATTTATCAAAAGACATTTATCTGATATGCTGCCTCACTATAAAAACAAGGACCCTTTTTGCTTTGGTCCCGGCAGCGGATGGGTCACTAAAAGTTTCTTCACTGCCTATGAAAGTGAAATTATCTGGTTGGTATATATTAAAGAATTAGATACTTATGCGCATTTGAAAGTAGGTTCGACATGGATAGAAACTTGCGCACCTCTTATTCTTAACTCGCCACATGTCTTTGTCAGCTGGACAGAAAAACACAAAATAATTTACTGGGCTGTCGGCCAAGAAAAAAGCAAATTGCATTATGAACATTGTAAAGAAAAAAAATCACAATAATATCAATAATGCAATTATGAATTTTTGGAACCAATAACTGAACCATGAATATATTAATAGTATAAATTGGCATATTTAAGTATGTTCTAAACATGGATTTTCTTCATACAATAAAGTTAGTTAGTTAAGTAAAAATTAATTTTCTAGTAGGAGGGAGCAATATATGCAATATACCTCTTCCGTACTAGAAGAATATAATAATTTAAGGGGGTATTCCCATGGCAGTAAAGCACTCTGTTGCATCTTCCAGTTTAGTAGAAGTTATTGACCGTATCCTTGAAAAAGGTATTGTAATTGATGCATGGGCAAGAGTATCACTGGTAGGAATTGAACTTTTAGCAATAGAGGCCCGTGTAGTCGTTGCTTCAGTTGATACTTTCTTAAAGTATGCCGAAGCAATCGGACTTACCAAGTTTGCTGCAGTTCCCGCATAGTTTATTTTCTTTTTACAGGCCCTTACCTTTATTTAGGCAAGGGTCTGCAAAAAATTTTTTGGGAGGTAGATAAGATGGGAAGTATGAAAGATATGTTAGAAAATGAAGCGCTTCGTCAAAAAGAGGCTACCCAAATAATTATGGAGCGTAAAAATAATATAAACAACATGCTGGAACAGTTTCAAAATGAACGCATGCAAATGAACAATAACCAGATGCTGCTATTCAATAAATACCACCATGAACGGATTACTATGGATAAAAAGCGCCAAAAAAGAAATGACCAGGCAACAAAGGATAGAATAAATAGCGTTAAACATATTCATAATTCCGTAAATAACTTACTTAAAGATTTCCATGAAAATCATATTGATTTGCTGGAATTCCTCCGGCATAGGTTTCAAGTAACAGAACATATTCGAATGAAAAAAACGGCCGAATTAGAAAAAGCACTTAAACACTATATGGCAGGTATAAAGAAAGATACTACTAATTTGTTAAATGGCTTTCATTTAGAACACAAACATATGAAAAGACAGTTAAGAGAAAATATGAATGACTATATTGTACAACTTTTAAGGGATGCAAAGCACGAGCACAAAAAAAGAATGAAATTTCTATCCGAACTTCTTGACCTTGATTATAACCCAAATGCTCCCAAACACAAACCAAAAGACAAAGAAAAAGAGATCCATAAACATGATCATAAAAAACATTATCATGAAAAACATTATCATGAGAAATACGATCATGAAAAACATGATCATGAAAATTCTTATCCTTATGAACATAACTTCTTTGAAGAATAACTTATCATATTCTTTTTCATGCCCGGGAAATATAAATAATAAATATTAAATATTAAAAATCAAATACAAAACCCTTCCTGCATTTGGCAGTAGGAAGGTTTCTGTGTTTTATATCATTTTTAAGGAGTACAAGTCCATTATGAAACCATACGATTTATCAGTACAAAATAAAATTCTGGTGCAGCTCAAAGAGCAGCAGGCATCAATAATTGTATATTTAATCAACGGTTACCGTCTGGGCGGTAAGCTAAAGGATTTCGATACATTTACCGTTATTTTAGAGGAAAAAGAAACTCAATATATTGTTTACAAGCATGCCATCTCCACGATCATTCCCGAAAAACTGCTCGAAACAGTATAATTCCATTTCATCACCGGAGCTTATACTTTTTAACCCGTGCCAGCATAAACTCCCATTCTAAAAATACACGTTTTTTGAACTCATCCATAAATTCTTCCGGAATTTCTTCAATGTCCCGGTAAGATATTCTTATAGATAAATCCTTAACTAAAAGCTCCACTGTCTTCTGTTTTACATTAAACTCCTGGGTTTCAGCAATAGACGTAAGGTTAACTATAGTAGAGGTAATTTGACCCAATTCATCGGAATAAAGATTACGCAGCCCGTTATCACGATCAATCTGAACAGCAATTTGCCTGAACACTCTACCCAAATCCCAAAAAAACCTGTCAATAATTGGCCCGTAATCTTTATCACCATCTAACTTCAAAATAATACGCATAATTAATTCCACAAAGGATGTAAGTTCTATAACAGTTTGAGTATATCTATCGTAATCCTCATACACATCCTGAGCCAAACATGTTTGAACCACCTCAAGTAATTCTAAAATATTGGCAATCTTCTCGCAGGCTTGATAATGTACGGGTCCTACATGCTCACGAAAATTCTGCAATGTTTTATTACATTCCTTAAGAATAGAAGTTAATGATTGACGGGCTTGAATAAAACTTTCCTTATTGCCACTTATACCGGTTAGCAAGTAGTCCACTGTAACACCTAAATCCGCTGCAAGTCTATTCAAAACAGCAAAACTGGGATTTTTTATTTTCTGCCGTTCAATTAAGCTGAGACTCTGTTTAGTAACTCCTATACGATTTGCTACATTTTGCAGGCTATATTTTTTTTTATCCTGCTTCTTTAGTTCCAGTCGCAAGAATCTGATTCTCTCTCCAAAAGTTAAGTTTAGCATCATTTGCCCCTTAATAATTTTATCTAATAAGAAGCTGTATTTTGACGATGGTGCCTTATAGCATTCATAAAATGTTCTTTTCTTAATTCTAATTTGGTATCGTCTTTTATGCCGCTGCGTATACACTCCCTAATTAAATACAGCATGGCATTTTTACATACCAATTCGATATCGGCCCCGGACATATCTTCTGTAAGAGAAGCTAATTCAACAAAATTCACACACGAATTAAGAGTACAGCCCTTTGTATGGGTAATAAAAATTTCTTCCCGACCTTTTTTATCGGGTAAAGGTATTTCCAGCAATATATCAAATCTTCCCGGACGAAGCAGTGCCTCATCAATAATATCTATTCGATTGGTGGCTGCAACTGCGATTACCCCTCGCAGTTCTTCCACACCATCAATTTCGGTCAACAGTTGACTTACCACTCTGTCCATCACTGCCGAACCTTCGCCGCCAGACTGCCGTCTTGGAGCCAGCGAATCCAATTCATCAAAAAATATGACACAAGGGCTGACTTGCCTGGCTTTTTTAAATACTTCCCTGACACCCTTTTCCGATTCACCAACCCATTTAGACAAAAGCGCCGGTCCTTTTATGGATATGAAATTAGCATTACACTCTGTGGCAATTGCCTTTGCAAGCAGTGTTTTACCGGTACCCGGAGAACCATACAAAATAATTCCCTTAGGTGGAGTAAGACCGGTCTTTTTGTATAGTTGCTCGTATTTTAAGGGCCACTCAATGGTCTCTATAAGTGTTTGTTTGATCCGGTCAAGCCCCCCTATATCCGTCCAATGAATATTGGGATTCTCAACAAACACCTCCCGAATAGCGGAAGGCTCTATTTCCGAATAAGCCTGCAGAAAATGCTCCATTTTGATCTCTAAACACTGAAGCAGCTGATAAGGTAATTCAACCTGAGAAAAATCAATCTGCGGCAATACGGAACGCAAGGTTGACATAGCTGCTTCCCTGCATAAAGCAGTCAAATCAGCTCCTACAAAACCGTGAGTAATCTCGGCCAACCTCGTTAATTCTACATCATCCGCCAGAGGCATACCTCTGGTATGGATCTGAAGTATTTTTAATCTTCCTTTTTTATTCGGTACTCCGATTTTTATTTCCCGATCAAAGCGGCCCGGACGCCTCAAGGCGGGATCCAGTGCATCCGGAATGTTCGTTGCGCCGATAACAATTATTTCACGGCGCGCTTCCAATCCGTCCATCAAAGCTAAAAACTGGGCTACTACTCTTTTTTCCACATCCCCGGTTACCTCAGTTCTTTTCGGGGCAATTCCATCCAATTCATCTAAAAAAATAATACTAGGCGCGTTTTGAGCTGCGCGTTCAAAAATATTTCGTAACTTTGCTTCACTTTCTCCATAAAATTTAGCAATAATCTCCGGGCCATTAACATGAATAAAATGTGCATCCGTCTCCTCCGCCACTGCCCTGGCGATTAAAGTTTTTCCGGTACCGGGAGGACCGTATAAAAGAACACCCTTGGGCGGGTCAATACCCAAATGTTCAAACAATTGAGGAAATCTTAAGGGCAACTCAATCATTTCACGTATCCGCTGAACTTCCTGTTCCAATCCACCGATATCTTCATAAGATATTTTGTGACCACTTTTCTTTTCACTATTATCATTGTGCTTAATACTAATTTTGGTAGAGTCACGCAGAACTACTGCCCTCTCCGGCTTGGTTTCCAATACCCTGAAGTCCTGAGCGCTGGCACCAAAAAGATTAACCCGGACCCGATCACCGGCTATCACCGGTTTTCCGTCCAACAAACTGCTTAAATAGCCGATATTCTTTTCAAGCATTCTAAAATTTTTATTAAGCGGCGTAATGGTAATACTATCCGCAAAGCCAAGATTTATTTTACTAATCTCGATTTTTTCTCCCAGCCCGCTTTGCACATTCTCCCTGGTAATACCGTCAATCTGAATTATTCCTTTATAACGTTCCGCTGTAAATGTCGGCATCACCCTTACCACAGTCACGCGCTGCCCCTTTAATTGAATAATATCCCCGATTTCCACAGCAATTCTTTCAAAATACTCAGGATCAATCCTGGCAATACATCTCCCCACGTCCCTGGTTAAGGCCTCGGAAATCTTTAAAGTTATTCCGTCTCCCATTACTTTGATTAATCCTCCCAGCAGTAGAATAGGTTAAACTAAACCGGTTCATTTTTTCGTTCCAGCTTTATTTCCAGGATACCGTTATTGTAGTTATTTACCAATGACTCCGGTATTACCGGAACATTTAGACATACTTCTTTTTCATACTTACGGCCATTTTTGATTCCGGTAACTGTTTTGATAAACAATATATTGTCTTTTAACCCGACTTGAATCTCTTTTTCTTGCACACCCGGCATTTCCAATATTACTAATACATGATCATCTTCCACAAACACATCGGTGAGGGGCTCGCGAATATCGTCCAGCACCGGACCGGCAGCACCGTCCCGCACGTTACCAAACTGCTCCACCCGGGGACCGTTTCCTCCCAGCTTAACACTAAAACCATAAACACCTTTAAGCCCGTCTTTCTTGCCTCCCCCGATTTCACCAGTTTGAAAAAACTCATTTTTCCCTTCCCTGTCCATTCGACTCACTAAATCCAAAAGATTGGCTACTCCCTTAAAAATATTAGAGAAACCTCCCACATTCAAAATATCAAATTCATCGTTTTTCTTACCCACGTCTATAACCTCCACAGAAGTTTTTAGTGCCTGGAAGACCGCAGCCTTCTTTCG
Proteins encoded in this region:
- a CDS encoding spore coat protein CotJB, with translation MSKQYMDKERLAKLKCIMELEFTAIDLNLFLDTHPNDRRALAHFEKTVMELGKEKREYEERYGPLTFYSGASNKNYWQWIEEPWPWEIVY
- a CDS encoding CDC48 family AAA ATPase, giving the protein MGDGITLKISEALTRDVGRCIARIDPEYFERIAVEIGDIIQLKGQRVTVVRVMPTFTAERYKGIIQIDGITRENVQSGLGEKIEISKINLGFADSITITPLNKNFRMLEKNIGYLSSLLDGKPVIAGDRVRVNLFGASAQDFRVLETKPERAVVLRDSTKISIKHNDNSEKKSGHKISYEDIGGLEQEVQRIREMIELPLRFPQLFEHLGIDPPKGVLLYGPPGTGKTLIARAVAEETDAHFIHVNGPEIIAKFYGESEAKLRNIFERAAQNAPSIIFLDELDGIAPKRTEVTGDVEKRVVAQFLALMDGLEARREIIVIGATNIPDALDPALRRPGRFDREIKIGVPNKKGRLKILQIHTRGMPLADDVELTRLAEITHGFVGADLTALCREAAMSTLRSVLPQIDFSQVELPYQLLQCLEIKMEHFLQAYSEIEPSAIREVFVENPNIHWTDIGGLDRIKQTLIETIEWPLKYEQLYKKTGLTPPKGIILYGSPGTGKTLLAKAIATECNANFISIKGPALLSKWVGESEKGVREVFKKARQVSPCVIFFDELDSLAPRRQSGGEGSAVMDRVVSQLLTEIDGVEELRGVIAVAATNRIDIIDEALLRPGRFDILLEIPLPDKKGREEIFITHTKGCTLNSCVNFVELASLTEDMSGADIELVCKNAMLYLIRECIRSGIKDDTKLELRKEHFMNAIRHHRQNTASY
- a CDS encoding phosphatidylglycerophosphatase A family protein, with translation MRVIKEHTIKKLQQRGVFIEDMAPLVMQLQRPYIPGLTLQECLESILAVLNKRDFQHTILTGIAIDELAEKNLIEEPLLSVLKNDDGLYGVDEILALGAGTLYGTIGSTNFGFLDKTKPGIIGKLDTSHERINIFLDDLVCAIIAAAASRVAHKNQNLRSKIE
- the gvpA gene encoding gas vesicle structural protein GvpA, whose product is MAVKHSVASSSLVEVIDRILEKGIVIDAWARVSLVGIELLAIEARVVVASVDTFLKYAEAIGLTKFAAVPA
- a CDS encoding type II toxin-antitoxin system death-on-curing family toxin, with product MVNYLSLEQVKTLHNLIDPGITVIKDEAALQDALAGPQATVLGEDAYSTVDEKAAVLLDHMIKEKPFKTANRRTGLLTYLVFLYVNNHQITVSSDKLVELVDSVAVKHIPISDILAFTRHSTTVIQPKYENFSDVANFIYNHYEEAFNELS
- the hfq gene encoding RNA chaperone Hfq gives rise to the protein MKPYDLSVQNKILVQLKEQQASIIVYLINGYRLGGKLKDFDTFTVILEEKETQYIVYKHAISTIIPEKLLETV
- a CDS encoding Hsp20/alpha crystallin family protein; this encodes MGKKNDEFDILNVGGFSNIFKGVANLLDLVSRMDREGKNEFFQTGEIGGGKKDGLKGVYGFSVKLGGNGPRVEQFGNVRDGAAGPVLDDIREPLTDVFVEDDHVLVILEMPGVQEKEIQVGLKDNILFIKTVTGIKNGRKYEKEVCLNVPVIPESLVNNYNNGILEIKLERKNEPV
- a CDS encoding spore coat associated protein CotJA; its protein translation is MKQTFIPFFMRNPKMPPRPNKKVNTQPVKPVEETKKLNYINYPGDIHGGCGHEHDKFYYPEDNMKEHDYYHHPAKEPDDCLEDKDCMHKPGEDNMMPDRCPLAKSFVCWQSYGKVFNPSEALRMGTIFPEFIK
- a CDS encoding helix-turn-helix domain-containing protein — encoded protein: MLNLTFGERIRFLRLELKKQDKKKYSLQNVANRIGVTKQSLSLIERQKIKNPSFAVLNRLAADLGVTVDYLLTGISGNKESFIQARQSLTSILKECNKTLQNFREHVGPVHYQACEKIANILELLEVVQTCLAQDVYEDYDRYTQTVIELTSFVELIMRIILKLDGDKDYGPIIDRFFWDLGRVFRQIAVQIDRDNGLRNLYSDELGQITSTIVNLTSIAETQEFNVKQKTVELLVKDLSIRISYRDIEEIPEEFMDEFKKRVFLEWEFMLARVKKYKLR